The proteins below are encoded in one region of Mus caroli chromosome 10, CAROLI_EIJ_v1.1, whole genome shotgun sequence:
- the LOC115032161 gene encoding DNA polymerase zeta catalytic subunit-like isoform X1 codes for MRAPQCVPLIMEPESRFYSNSVLVLDFQSLYPSIVIAYNYCFSTCLGHVENLGKYDEFKFGCTSLRVPPDLLYQIRHDVTVSPNGVAFVKPSVRKGVLPRMLEEILKTRLMVKQSMKSYKQDRALSRMLNARQLGLKLIANVTFGYTAANFSGRMPCIEVGDSIVHKARETLERAIKLVNDTKKWGARVVYGDTDSMFVLLKGATKEQSFKIGQEIAEAVTATNPRPVKLKFEKVYLPCVLQTKKRYVGYMYETLDQKDPVFDAKGIETVRRDSCPAVSKILERSLKLLFETRDISLIKQYVQRQCMKLVEGKASIQDFIFAKEYRGSFSYRPGACVPALELTRKMLAYDRRSEPRVGERVPYVIIYGTPGLPLIQLIRRPAEVLQDPTLRLNATYYITKQILPPLARIFSLIGIDVFSWYQELPRIQKATSSSRSELEGRKGTISQYFTTLHCPVCDDLTQHGICSKCRSQPQHVAIILNQEIRELERKQEQLIKICRNCTGSFDRHIPCVSLNCPVLFKLSRVNRELSKAPYLRQLLDQF; via the exons GTATGATGAGTTCAAATTTGGCTGTACCTCTCTAAGAGTACCTCCAGATTTACTTTACCAAATTAGGCATGACGTCACAGTgtcccccaatggagtagctttCGTCAAG CCTTCTGTACGAAAGGGTGTTCTACCAAGAATGCTTGAAGAAATTTTGAAGACTAGATTGATGGTGAAGCAGTCAATGAAGTCTTACAAGCAGGACAGAGCCCTGTCACGGATGCTCAATGCCCGTCAGCTAGGACTAAAGCTGATAGCAAATGTCACGTTTGGCTATACGGCTGCTAATTTCTCCGGGAGAATGCCGTGTATTGAG GTTGGTGATAGCATTGTTCACAAAGCCAGAGAGACCTTGGAACGAGCAATTAAACTAGTGAATGATACCAAGAAATGGGGTGCTAGGGTTGTTTACGGTGATACTGACAG TATGTTTGTACTACTGAAAGGAGCCACCAAGGAGCAGTCTTTTAAGATTGGTCAAGAAATTGCTGAAGCTGTTACTGCTACTAATCCTAGGCCAGTGAAACTGAAGTTTGAAAAG GTGTATCTGCCCTGTGTTTTGCAAACCAAAAAGAGATATGTGGGTTACATGTATGAAACACTGGATCAGAAGGACCCGGTATTTGATGCGAAAGGAATAGAAACAGTCAGAAGAGACTCTTGCCCTGCTGTTTCTAAG atacttGAGCGTTCTCTAAAGCTGCTGTTCGAAACAAGAGATATTAGTCTAATTAAACAGTATGTACAGCGACAATGTATGAAGCTTGTGGAAGGGAAGGCCAGCATACAAGATTTTATCTTTGCCAAGGAGTACAGAGGAAGTTTTTCTTACAGGCCTGGAGCCTGTGTCCCAGCCCTTGAACTTACAAG GAAAATGCTTGCTTATGATCGGCGCTCTGAGCCTCGAGTTGGAGAACGAGTGCCATATGTCATCATTTATGGGACCCCTGGACTACCCCTTATCCAGTTGATAAGGCGCCCAGCAGAAGTCTTACAGGATCCCACTCTGAGGCTGAATGCCACTTACTACATCACCAAACAAATTCTTCCACCCCTGGCCAGAATCTTCTCTCTTATTGGTATTGATGTCTTCAGCTGGTATCAAGAATTACCAAGG ATCCAGAAAGCTACAAGCTCCTCCAGAAGTGAACTCGAAGGGCGGAAAGGCACTATCTCTCAGTATTTCACTACTTTGCACTGTCCTGTGTGTGATGACCTGACTCAGCATGGTATCTGTAGTAAATGTCGGAGCCAGCCTCAGCATGTAGCAATCATCCTCAATCAAGAAATTCGAGAATTGGAGCGTAAACAGGAGCAGCTTATAAAG ATATGCAGGAACTGTACAGGTTCCTTTGACCGACATATCCCATGTGTTTCTCTCAACTGCCCGGTACTTTTCAAACTCTCACGAGTAAACAGAGAATTATCCAAGGCACCATACCTGCGACAGTTACTGGACCAGTTTTAA
- the LOC115032161 gene encoding DNA polymerase zeta catalytic subunit-like isoform X2: protein MLEEILKTRLMVKQSMKSYKQDRALSRMLNARQLGLKLIANVTFGYTAANFSGRMPCIEVGDSIVHKARETLERAIKLVNDTKKWGARVVYGDTDSMFVLLKGATKEQSFKIGQEIAEAVTATNPRPVKLKFEKVYLPCVLQTKKRYVGYMYETLDQKDPVFDAKGIETVRRDSCPAVSKILERSLKLLFETRDISLIKQYVQRQCMKLVEGKASIQDFIFAKEYRGSFSYRPGACVPALELTRKMLAYDRRSEPRVGERVPYVIIYGTPGLPLIQLIRRPAEVLQDPTLRLNATYYITKQILPPLARIFSLIGIDVFSWYQELPRIQKATSSSRSELEGRKGTISQYFTTLHCPVCDDLTQHGICSKCRSQPQHVAIILNQEIRELERKQEQLIKICRNCTGSFDRHIPCVSLNCPVLFKLSRVNRELSKAPYLRQLLDQF from the exons ATGCTTGAAGAAATTTTGAAGACTAGATTGATGGTGAAGCAGTCAATGAAGTCTTACAAGCAGGACAGAGCCCTGTCACGGATGCTCAATGCCCGTCAGCTAGGACTAAAGCTGATAGCAAATGTCACGTTTGGCTATACGGCTGCTAATTTCTCCGGGAGAATGCCGTGTATTGAG GTTGGTGATAGCATTGTTCACAAAGCCAGAGAGACCTTGGAACGAGCAATTAAACTAGTGAATGATACCAAGAAATGGGGTGCTAGGGTTGTTTACGGTGATACTGACAG TATGTTTGTACTACTGAAAGGAGCCACCAAGGAGCAGTCTTTTAAGATTGGTCAAGAAATTGCTGAAGCTGTTACTGCTACTAATCCTAGGCCAGTGAAACTGAAGTTTGAAAAG GTGTATCTGCCCTGTGTTTTGCAAACCAAAAAGAGATATGTGGGTTACATGTATGAAACACTGGATCAGAAGGACCCGGTATTTGATGCGAAAGGAATAGAAACAGTCAGAAGAGACTCTTGCCCTGCTGTTTCTAAG atacttGAGCGTTCTCTAAAGCTGCTGTTCGAAACAAGAGATATTAGTCTAATTAAACAGTATGTACAGCGACAATGTATGAAGCTTGTGGAAGGGAAGGCCAGCATACAAGATTTTATCTTTGCCAAGGAGTACAGAGGAAGTTTTTCTTACAGGCCTGGAGCCTGTGTCCCAGCCCTTGAACTTACAAG GAAAATGCTTGCTTATGATCGGCGCTCTGAGCCTCGAGTTGGAGAACGAGTGCCATATGTCATCATTTATGGGACCCCTGGACTACCCCTTATCCAGTTGATAAGGCGCCCAGCAGAAGTCTTACAGGATCCCACTCTGAGGCTGAATGCCACTTACTACATCACCAAACAAATTCTTCCACCCCTGGCCAGAATCTTCTCTCTTATTGGTATTGATGTCTTCAGCTGGTATCAAGAATTACCAAGG ATCCAGAAAGCTACAAGCTCCTCCAGAAGTGAACTCGAAGGGCGGAAAGGCACTATCTCTCAGTATTTCACTACTTTGCACTGTCCTGTGTGTGATGACCTGACTCAGCATGGTATCTGTAGTAAATGTCGGAGCCAGCCTCAGCATGTAGCAATCATCCTCAATCAAGAAATTCGAGAATTGGAGCGTAAACAGGAGCAGCTTATAAAG ATATGCAGGAACTGTACAGGTTCCTTTGACCGACATATCCCATGTGTTTCTCTCAACTGCCCGGTACTTTTCAAACTCTCACGAGTAAACAGAGAATTATCCAAGGCACCATACCTGCGACAGTTACTGGACCAGTTTTAA